A single window of Collinsella aerofaciens DNA harbors:
- a CDS encoding ABC transporter permease: MFNTIIITVKTLLRRPSTWVWGALFPIALSTMFMFMFANLSSDGKIDPVPVAVVADEAWDASTFKDAAASLAKESDNQLLEIHECDDAADANRALKAGEVAGIYTVDDAGAPKLTLLSSYDSSRASSVLTDRSILETVASSYTQNAELMSQIAQDNPAALADPEAVARALSLEGGTRRVSLTRTTPDGTVIYYYALFGLVAMMSAEFAALSVVDLQPNLSGLGARRCAGGLSKTASLAGIFVGSWLVSFASMAIAIGYVRLVVGVDFGGREGLCLVGGAASALAATGLGLFVGTLPVKGGKASKSGILTGFATTCALFAGLYGEPAMALADDVARACPAECWLNPVKLICDMFNRLYFFEDLGPFAVRAGALVLMTLVFVAAATLIFGRSRYEHL, from the coding sequence ATGTTCAACACCATTATCATTACGGTCAAGACGCTGCTGCGCCGGCCGAGCACGTGGGTTTGGGGCGCTCTCTTTCCCATCGCGCTTTCCACGATGTTTATGTTTATGTTTGCGAACCTCAGCTCCGACGGCAAGATCGACCCGGTGCCAGTGGCTGTCGTAGCGGATGAGGCCTGGGACGCCTCGACCTTTAAGGATGCGGCGGCTTCGCTTGCCAAGGAGAGCGACAATCAGCTGCTCGAGATCCACGAGTGCGACGACGCAGCCGATGCGAACCGTGCGCTTAAGGCCGGCGAGGTCGCGGGCATCTATACGGTCGACGACGCAGGCGCACCCAAGCTCACACTGCTATCGAGCTACGACAGCTCGCGCGCATCATCGGTGCTCACCGATCGCAGCATCCTGGAGACGGTGGCAAGCTCGTATACACAAAATGCCGAGCTCATGTCCCAGATTGCCCAGGACAACCCGGCGGCACTCGCCGACCCCGAGGCGGTTGCGCGCGCTCTGTCGCTCGAGGGCGGCACCCGCCGCGTAAGCCTGACACGCACCACGCCCGATGGCACGGTCATCTACTATTACGCGCTCTTTGGCCTGGTGGCGATGATGTCTGCCGAGTTTGCCGCCTTGAGCGTCGTCGATCTGCAACCCAATCTGTCGGGCCTTGGCGCGCGCCGCTGCGCGGGTGGTCTTTCCAAAACGGCGTCGCTGGCCGGTATCTTTGTGGGCTCGTGGCTGGTCTCCTTTGCCTCGATGGCGATCGCGATCGGCTACGTGCGTCTGGTCGTGGGCGTCGACTTTGGCGGGCGCGAGGGGCTGTGTTTGGTGGGCGGCGCCGCTTCCGCGCTTGCCGCCACGGGCTTGGGACTCTTTGTGGGCACGCTTCCCGTTAAGGGCGGCAAGGCGTCCAAGTCTGGCATCCTCACGGGCTTTGCCACTACGTGCGCCCTGTTCGCCGGCCTCTACGGCGAGCCTGCGATGGCGCTTGCCGACGACGTCGCCCGCGCCTGCCCGGCTGAGTGCTGGCTCAACCCCGTCAAGCTTATCTGCGACATGTTCAACCGCCTGTATTTC
- a CDS encoding ABC transporter ATP-binding protein: MTDIVHVENLVKRYDDLIALDHFNLSIAPGEIFGLLGPNGSGKTTSINCILQLLAYDKGTIELFGEPMTPARYDLKRRIGVVPQQVAVFDELTVRENIDYFCSLYVNDRKRRRALVDEAIDFVGLGDFAKFRPGKLSGGLARRLNIACGIAHKPELIFFDEPTVAVDPQSRNAILEGICRLRDEGATVVYTSHYMEEVEQICSRIMIMDGGRVLAQGTNDELKRMIQMGERVTVEVGAVEPATVERLRALEHVLSVELSGGELVCTCETSPHNLVDILDTLRAADVALGRVWSEPPTLNDVFLEITGRELRD; this comes from the coding sequence ATGACAGACATCGTCCACGTCGAAAACCTCGTCAAGCGCTACGACGATCTTATTGCGCTCGACCACTTTAACCTGAGCATCGCCCCCGGCGAGATCTTTGGCCTGCTGGGCCCCAACGGCTCGGGCAAGACCACGTCCATCAACTGCATCCTGCAGCTGCTCGCCTACGACAAGGGCACCATCGAACTGTTCGGCGAGCCCATGACGCCCGCCCGCTACGACCTCAAGCGCCGCATCGGCGTGGTGCCGCAGCAGGTGGCGGTGTTCGACGAGCTTACGGTGCGCGAGAACATCGACTATTTCTGCAGCCTCTACGTCAACGACCGCAAGCGCCGCCGCGCGCTGGTCGACGAGGCCATCGACTTTGTCGGCCTGGGCGACTTTGCCAAGTTCCGCCCCGGCAAGCTCTCGGGCGGCCTGGCGCGACGCCTCAACATCGCCTGCGGCATCGCGCACAAGCCCGAGCTCATCTTTTTTGACGAGCCCACGGTGGCGGTCGACCCGCAGAGCCGCAACGCCATCCTGGAGGGCATCTGCCGCCTGCGCGACGAGGGCGCCACGGTGGTGTATACCAGCCATTACATGGAGGAAGTCGAGCAGATCTGCAGCCGCATCATGATCATGGACGGCGGCCGCGTGCTGGCGCAGGGCACCAACGACGAGCTCAAACGCATGATTCAGATGGGCGAGCGCGTGACCGTCGAGGTGGGCGCCGTCGAGCCAGCCACGGTCGAGCGGCTGCGCGCCCTCGAGCACGTGCTCAGCGTCGAGCTGTCCGGCGGCGAGCTCGTCTGCACCTGCGAGACGAGTCCGCACAATCTGGTCGACATCCTCGACACGCTGCGCGCTGCCGACGTTGCGCTCGGCCGCGTGTGGAGCGAGCCACCGACCCTCAACGACGTGTTCCTCGAGATCACCGGCCGCGAGCTGCGCGACTAG
- a CDS encoding histidine kinase, protein MNRLFDKSIVLACCIAAAMGLAVDARLVAAFCLGVIATSLAEVAQGNRARRAGKAASYAYIIAAVFVPPFVPFAPLALYDIARRVHRERIWPALAIGAVLVCALVADLRGGVLTTRTLLLTAILSVAATLLSLRTAQLEREQERMRRTRDKLQERALALEARNRDLADRQDYEVELATLAERARIAREIHDNVGHQLTRASLQAEALRVVHADEPGVAADFADVKRTVDEALQLVRTSVHALNDNAVDLSVQLERIVEGTRSDGGPQIELEVMAEHAPANVANCFAAVLREALSNTMRHACAQTVTVRCMEHPSFYQLIVTDDGVGEVQASGRGTAEGMGLTSMRERIEALGGTFTAGPRAGAGGWRVFATVPKQQGDEGR, encoded by the coding sequence ATGAACAGGCTTTTCGACAAATCGATCGTGCTGGCGTGCTGTATTGCGGCCGCCATGGGTCTTGCCGTGGACGCTCGTCTGGTTGCGGCGTTTTGCCTTGGCGTTATTGCCACTTCGCTGGCCGAGGTCGCACAGGGAAACCGCGCCCGCCGTGCGGGCAAGGCCGCGAGTTACGCTTACATCATCGCGGCCGTCTTCGTGCCGCCGTTTGTGCCGTTTGCGCCTCTCGCTCTCTATGACATCGCGCGACGCGTTCACCGTGAACGAATCTGGCCCGCGCTGGCGATTGGCGCCGTGCTTGTCTGCGCGCTTGTCGCGGACCTTCGTGGTGGCGTGCTCACCACCCGAACGCTGCTGTTAACCGCCATCCTTTCGGTCGCCGCCACGTTGCTGTCGCTGCGCACCGCGCAGCTGGAGCGCGAACAGGAACGCATGCGTCGCACCCGCGACAAGCTGCAAGAACGCGCCCTGGCACTCGAGGCACGCAACCGCGACCTCGCCGACCGCCAGGACTACGAAGTCGAGCTCGCGACGCTCGCCGAACGCGCCCGCATCGCGCGCGAGATCCACGATAACGTCGGGCACCAGCTCACGCGCGCCTCACTGCAGGCCGAAGCCCTACGCGTGGTCCACGCCGACGAGCCTGGCGTCGCCGCCGATTTCGCCGACGTTAAACGCACGGTTGACGAGGCGCTCCAGCTTGTGCGCACCAGCGTCCACGCGCTCAACGACAACGCCGTCGACCTTTCCGTGCAGCTCGAACGCATTGTCGAAGGCACACGCTCGGACGGCGGCCCGCAGATTGAGCTTGAAGTTATGGCCGAACATGCGCCCGCAAACGTCGCCAACTGCTTTGCAGCGGTCCTGCGCGAAGCGCTCTCCAATACCATGCGCCACGCTTGCGCCCAGACCGTCACCGTACGGTGCATGGAGCATCCGTCGTTTTACCAGCTCATTGTTACCGACGATGGCGTGGGTGAGGTCCAAGCAAGCGGCCGCGGCACCGCGGAGGGCATGGGGCTTACCTCCATGCGCGAGCGCATCGAGGCGCTTGGCGGCACCTTCACCGCCGGCCCGCGTGCCGGCGCCGGCGGCTGGCGTGTGTTTGCCACCGTTCCCAAACAGCAAGGAGATGAGGGCCGATGA
- a CDS encoding response regulator transcription factor, translated as MRLIVVDDDRLVVDSLKIILGAQPQIEVVGTGANGNDAVALYAEHAPDIALLDIQMPGRDGLSAAREILEHDPAARVVFLTTFLDDEYIVSALKLGARGYLIKTDVAAIPPALAQVMDGKRVLEGKAIEDINFDGADVEAGATRRPAAFAGLTDREFEVAELIARGLDNKEIAATAYMGEGTVRNHISSILAKMGLRNRTQIAIAYLRG; from the coding sequence ATGAGGCTCATCGTTGTCGACGACGACCGCTTGGTGGTCGATTCGCTCAAGATTATCTTGGGCGCCCAGCCGCAGATCGAAGTGGTGGGCACCGGTGCCAACGGCAACGATGCGGTGGCGCTCTACGCTGAGCACGCACCCGATATCGCGCTGCTCGACATCCAGATGCCGGGACGCGACGGCCTTTCGGCCGCGCGCGAGATCCTTGAGCACGACCCTGCGGCGCGCGTGGTGTTTCTGACGACATTCTTGGATGACGAGTACATTGTGTCGGCGCTCAAGCTGGGCGCCCGCGGCTACCTGATCAAGACCGATGTCGCTGCCATTCCGCCGGCGTTGGCGCAGGTCATGGACGGCAAACGCGTGCTCGAGGGCAAGGCGATCGAAGATATCAACTTTGATGGGGCGGACGTCGAGGCCGGCGCGACCCGCCGGCCCGCCGCCTTTGCCGGCCTGACCGACCGCGAGTTCGAAGTCGCCGAGCTCATCGCCCGCGGCCTCGACAACAAGGAGATCGCTGCCACCGCCTATATGGGCGAAGGCACCGTGCGCAACCACATCAGCTCAATCCTAGCCAAAATGGGGCTACGCAACCGCACCCAAATCGCCATCGCCTATCTACGAGGCTAG
- a CDS encoding 4Fe-4S dicluster domain-containing protein: protein MSLLTFAKTALGSMVKQPVTVCYPQEKLAAPERLRGHIVNDMDVCICCGMCARRCPAGALAVDRKGGTWSIDPYACVVCGECIESCPKHCLTMDTARTPVAVDKTPTVETKPE, encoded by the coding sequence ATGAGTTTGCTGACATTTGCCAAGACGGCCTTGGGCTCTATGGTCAAGCAGCCGGTAACGGTGTGCTATCCGCAGGAGAAGCTCGCGGCACCCGAGCGCTTGCGCGGGCATATCGTCAACGACATGGACGTGTGTATCTGCTGCGGCATGTGTGCGCGTCGCTGTCCGGCGGGCGCGCTCGCGGTCGATCGCAAGGGTGGAACGTGGTCGATCGACCCGTATGCCTGTGTGGTGTGCGGTGAGTGCATCGAGAGCTGCCCCAAGCACTGCCTGACTATGGACACCGCCCGCACCCCAGTTGCGGTGGATAAGACTCCCACGGTAGAAACCAAGCCGGAGTAG